The Plasmodium brasilianum strain Bolivian I chromosome 11, whole genome shotgun sequence nucleotide sequence tttttttttttttacaactcACTTTGATACATTATGAGTAAACATTTTCAGTATGCACCaacaggaaaaaaagaatttgtaATATGTATCCGCATTATGTGGCAGTTAAGGTAGCTGTCACTTCAAACGTAGGGCAAAAGCATTGTAcgcatgtgtatatgtatgtatgcatgtttttacatacatgtgcatatacacataaatttttaacaaaaacaGGAGAAATACCATCTAAAAATGTACTACTTCTAACTGGAAACGTAGGGGACttaaaatgcatataaaaaagaataaacgagaattaaaaaaagaagacgATCATTAAATGTGTTGTAAAACGAGATGTTAAGAACTTTTATGTAAGTTCCACCTATGTATATCTTTATAATTCGAACAGTCGGCATGTTACTCTTGAACGAGTAATAGCATACCTGTGCAATGTATATTTTGTCCAAAAGTATGTATAGACATGCTCTTCCAATTGCTCATGTTTCAATTCACGTACGTATACATGCAAGTATGtacaaatgtacatattGTTTGTATATGGATACAATCTTCTTCCCCGTCGCTTACATTTTCGTGGGTTAACCTTCATAATCCACTTTTTCGTCATCTTCTTCATCTTTATCACCTTCTTCTTATTTGTATCCCCACCCCACGACTTATCAACTTAATGGCTTAACCGATGTATCCCCTGAAAGCATCAGAGATAATCAACGGGGTACTCACCCTGATAGAGGAACTTGTTCACTTGGTCCTTGTTTACAGTCGCATTTAACCTTTCACAAATAGTGTTCATGTCAAACTCACCATTACCTAAGCAGGTTGTAGCACCAGGGGAAGgagtaatattaaatatgatatttttacCCGGATCAATTTTACCTTCTCCTAATATTAGCtttctactttttttgtttataagtTGAGGTCTAACCCCTCCATAACCAACACAGTATGTCAAATCATTAATTGTTAAAGATGGTATAATTTTCCTTACATcttttagaaatatatatttatttaatatcgGTATTTCAAACAAGAAATTTCGACAAATATACTTTAACATAGTCATATctttaaacaaattaaaatagacatgaaataaatttatatctgGATTccatacttttaaaaaatctattattgtttttttattatctcttTCAAGTAAGGGTAAAGGTAAAGCAGTTGGACCAAATCTTGTTTTTCCATTCTCAATAATATCCGGATCGCCATGTACTGCTGCAAATGGCAATGCTGGATTTTGGATTGTATATACTTTtccatttaatatattatcagTGAAATAAAAACTGCCTGCTACTGGCATACAACTATATTCCGTTccataattcattttttgtgcTATAAGTAGAGAATGACCACAAGCACATACTACAACGAACCGTGCTTTTATAACTCCTttacttgtatatattttatacagaCTGTCGTTTATCTCCTCTATGTTCAGCACTTCCGTCGACAGGTTGATGGAGATgtttttattgttactatGCCCACTTTTGCTGCTGCTACTATGACTGCTGCCGCCACTATTACTACCTCTACCACTATTATCACTACTGTTGTAGTTAAAATTAATGCTAGCACTGCCGCTGCCGCTAGAACATAAAGCCGATTCGACAAAACTTCGCGATAACTTCTGATAGTCGCACGTAGTCAACTCTGGTGGCATGTATAAAGCATATAGCATTTCATTTCTGAGTGTGTAATCATCCTTTAATGCTACCTTTGGCTCCACTTCTCTTATATCTTCcttgttatataatttcatagTTTTAAATAACTTCTTAAATATAGGATACCTGTCCTCTAAAAATTGACATTCTTTTTCCCCTACCCCTAATACCATTTTTTGAGTTACTCTAGATATATCTTGTCTCTTTTCTTTTGGTAAATTggataaataatttcttaaCAAGTCAGcatatctttttatatattttgctttttcaaATGTATAATTTGTTTCAATATCACCACAGTGTATTGTCTGACTGTTATTCTTTCCATGGGATGCTACTAACGCATAATCATCTCTTCTTTCTATTAaagctaatttttttaaatttgtaaattttgaTAGTAAGAATAGTAATGCTGTACCAGTTACACCTCCACCTATAACCACTGTGTCATATACATCATTATGTAATTCTTGCtctttcataatatttatttccatttttttttcttccttcttCTCATTTGCTGCTTTTAATGAAGAAGAactaaattttctttttcctaatattaaattttcacTATTTCCATAGTCATATGCAGGCCCCTCTGTGAAGTGCCCCTTCGTTTTATACCTGCTCAAAATATTTCTAAGTCTTATCATCTTgctgttatatatatatatatatatatatttttttttttttttttctgtactACGACAGCCTTTTCATATATTGAATtatatttgcaaaaaaaaggaaaaagcgTGCGTGGGTATTTGCAGAATGGTGTTGCTAAAAATGTGTGCTTATCTATATggtcttttaatttattttattctattttaatttattttattctattttaatttattttattctattttaatttattttattctattttaatttattttatattattttttttttttttcctaaaaaATCTcacaataatatatgtacacgcCTTTCCACAATAACAGCGTATTAGTAAAATTTTCGTTTTTTGTAATTGCCTGATATGATAAGCACTACCTCTAAAAGTTCAACATTTTATGTATGCGCAAGGGTCGTGCTTGCGgaattatgt carries:
- a CDS encoding malate:quinone oxidoreductase, yielding MIRLRNILSRYKTKGHFTEGPAYDYGNSENLILGKRKFSSSSLKAANEKKEEKKMEINIMKEQELHNDVYDTVVIGGGVTGTALLFLLSKFTNLKKLALIERRDDYALVASHGKNNSQTIHCGDIETNYTFEKAKYIKRYADLLRNYLSNLPKEKRQDISRVTQKMVLGVGEKECQFLEDRYPIFKKLFKTMKLYNKEDIREVEPKVALKDDYTLRNEMLYALYMPPELTTCDYQKLSRSFVESALCSSGSGSASINFNYNSSDNSGRGSNSGGSSHSSSSKSGHSNNKNISINLSTEVLNIEEINDSLYKIYTSKGVIKARFVVVCACGHSLLIAQKMNYGTEYSCMPVAGSFYFTDNILNGKVYTIQNPALPFAAVHGDPDIIENGKTRFGPTALPLPLLERDNKKTIIDFLKVWNPDINLFHVYFNLFKDMTMLKYICRNFLFEIPILNKYIFLKDVRKIIPSLTINDLTYCVGYGGVRPQLINKKSRKLILGEGKIDPGKNIIFNITPSPGATTCLGNGEFDMNTICERLNATVNKDQVNKFLYQGEYPVDYL